TGGAATGCTGGGATATTCCAGTGGACACTGAGACCATCCTGGGAAAACAAGGATGTGGATCTTACTACCACAGTATGATTAGTCAGATACATTGTGATTTTAATGGTAAGACCTCCATGACCCTCCCACTCACCCCCAAGACCCCACTCTATCATAGAAATCCCTTCCTAATACCCAAGTGTCCCTGAGACCTTTAAATAATTCCTCATGACACTCTTAATAATATATAGCGGTGTGAGAACTTCCAAGGAGCCTCAAACTCCCTTGAGACTCCCCAGTACCCAGTAAGATCTCCAAAATGCACCGAAGGGCCACTCTATAAAATGCCCAAAACCCTCTAAAACACCCAAAACTATCTCCTACGATGCACTGAGTCATGACCCAGAATAAACCAGAGACTTGTCCCATACTAATGCCCTTATATCTCTCAAACATCCCATATGCCTCTCCCCCACAACCCACGAGCCCACACGCATCGGGCAAGCGTGAGCGCACCAGGGCAGACAAAATGCACCCCTGGGGCAACCCCCACCCCAATACTGCTCCTGGGACACCATTCCTCCCCCTTGTTATTCTCTCCCAAAGATCCCACAACAACGAGCGGAGCAGCTGCACAGCGCGTTTATTGAGCTCATacactttctctcctctcccctgtccCTCATCGGATATGTGCAGCTGGGCTCCCCACAACAGCTCCTGCTTTCCTACCTATTTCCCACTTTCCCACTTATTTCCCGCGCATGCGCAAGAGGGCCAACATGCTGGTCTTCCGCCTGGGCAGCAGGCATGCGCACAAGCAGCAGAGGAAGTTAGCAAGCCCGGCTGGGAAACCGGCCCAGCGACTGATGACGTAACAGAGGCGGGCACCAAAGCGATTGGCCGGATTGAGTTTAGAGGGAAAGGAAAGCTGTCTCTTTCTCAGTACTTTCTCAGGGAGCAGAAACGGTGGGAGTGGGTTGAGGGGGCGCACTTCCAGACCGCACGGAGTTCTGCACATTATCCCCACCATGACTATTGTATCCTGGCTCCTTGCAGCGCCCCAGCCTGAGCTCCCAAGTCATCTCTAGTGGGGACATGTGCCTCCAGCTGAGATGTTGCTTAAAGACTGGAAGGACAGCTCTTGCCTTGAATTTGGCCTCTGGTCAGGACCTCACAGGTAGTATCAGCCCGAGTAGGGCCAGGAGGCCGGTGTCTTGGGGAGAAAACTCCATCCGCTCTCACAAGCTGACCCGTCATCTCTTCCAGGCTCCCAGTCAAGTGGATATCCAGAGGCCTGGGACTCTCTGTGCCAGTCAGTGCCCCCTAAGGCCCTCCCGGCCATGACCAAGGTCCTGTGGGGTCTCAGGCACTGAGGTCTAACTCGTGATGCTGGTAGATCTGTGTGGGGCCTTTGAAGCAAGCGGCAAAGAGGAAGCGTCTGCCGGCTATGGTGATGTGAGCAAAGGCACGAGGGGCCACCAAGGCTGGGGGCCCCAGCTCCTGTAGAGGTTCCaggagccccttgtcaggctcaaGGTGAAAGACCTGGCTGAAAGCGAAGTCGCTGCCCAGGATGGCCAGCTGGTCCCTGGCGATGAGCAGTGGTTGGAAGACGTGGGCACCACGTGAAGGAAGTTGCTGCAGGAGGCGGAACATGGAGCCATCCCAGCGCATGACCTGTGAAGTGTGGCGACCAGTTAGGGCCGGGGGTCCAGGAAGGCCAGGCCTGCCAGTAGCACTCTGGGTTTCAGAGCGCCCGGAACAGCTTGGAGTCAGGCCCATAGGTCCCCAAACTCCCACAGCTTTCCTACCTTCATACACCACCCGGTTGCCCAGGCCACAGACTTGAAGTCATTTTTggccactctctctccctcacagccCACAAAGAATCAGTCTGTTTTACCTACGACGGTATCTATTTTTCCTATCTCCTCTGGTCGCACTCCGCCCAGCCACAGTCACCTCCCTCCATGACGGCAGGCTCTGCCCTAGGCTCCCCACTCTCATCCCTGCACCCACAGTCTGCTCCCCACACACATGTCCCGTGAACACCTGAGTCAGACCATAGCCTTCTAGGCCCAGAGCGCCTGCTTGGCTGTTCCTCAACCCAGAATGAGAATGCTGGAGGGGGTGGACCGTCAGCCTCAGGGGTCCAGAATGTGGTGGCTGTGCTCAAATGTAAGGCTCAGAGTGGATGGGGGCAGTGTTAGTGTTGGGGGGATATGAAGTAGCTTATGGTCACTCAGCCTTGAGGAGTCACAGTGGTCTTAGAGTcggtgtgggggggtgtggggaaggggtggCCAGAGTTCAAAGATCAGTACATCAGGTGGGGTCAGAGTTCAAAGGTGAGGCTGTGCAGTCAGGTCAGAGTTTAGAAGTTCCTGTGCAAGGTGGGAGTCAGAGCTGCAAAGCCAGCCCCGAGGCGGGAGGCCACTGCAGGTCAGATCTGGCTTGTGGCCGCCTGCCCCACCTGACTGGGCCCAGCCTCACCATGGAGTCCCCGATGTAGCGTGTCAGGCACAGGAACACATCGCCCCCGGCCTGGAAATGGCGTGTGGCATAGACGTCCTCGGCCTCGGGGATGTCTGTGCGCCTCTCGAAGCGGCCGCCGAGCCACTGGAAGAGCACAGGCCGCTGGGAGGCAGAGGCCAGCAACAGATGGGGCCGGCCATCCAGCTCCAGGGCCTCGGCGTCCGTGTCCCGGTGCCAGGCGTGCAGGCTCTGGCGGGGGTAGAAGCCGGGCCCATCCTGGCACAGCAGCGTGGTGCTGCCCGCCTTGGAGGCGTCAGCCACCACGAAGCAGGGCTGCCCGTCCAGCCACAGGAGCTCAGCGTCGTTGGGCCGCAGCAGGCGCCGCGGGGCCAGGGCCTGCGTGGGGGCGAGGCGCAGGCCGGGGCTGGGCCGGGCCCACAGCTGCGAGCCCCCCCACAGGCGGGCGGCCAGCACGAAGAGGCGCAGGCCCAGCACCAGTGGCTTGCAGGACACCACCGAGGGCGctgtgggagggtggggtgcaGGAGGGCAGGTTAGGCCGGCCCAGTTGGGCCCCTCCACCCGCTGCAGGCAGAAGGatggaaaggggtggggggggcagactCACCGGACAGCTCTTCCTCAGGCCGGAAGCGCTGTAGGCTGTAGTCCCAGGTGAGGATCAGGCAGCGGCCGGCAAAGGGCTGCGCCAGGACGATGTGGGGCTCCCCCTGGTAGGAGAAAGACTCCACGTCCAGTGCCGACTCCCCAACCGTCTGGAACCAGGACAGCTCTGGGGGTGGCAGGAGAGAGTCAGGTGGGCACTGGGACCTCGCGGGCCCTCATCGCTGAGCCTCGGTTTGCACATCTCTGAAATGAGGACCGTCACAGTGTGCACCTCATAGGGACACAGAGTGGGATCTTTTCATCTACAGATGAATTAAGTCACAACAACAGGGCAATGCTTTGTTTTCTAAGCCGCAGGACACCATCAAACCATTGCTTAGAAACAACATATTTCTCAGTTCATTTAGGGATGTTCCATTctacccattctacagatgaggaagctaaggccggcaggcacagtcctgcctTTCCATCTTCCATGAAAGAGGACGGGAGCACAACCACAGCGCTGACCCCAGCGCTCCCCCAATACCTCCCTCCTGAAATTAGGTGTGGCCCTATCTAGGCCAAGTTCCCCGTGGAGAAAGAGCAAAGTGCTGGCGGTTGTCTCCCTTGTTTGCTAATGGCTCTTCCTGGACTTGGTCTCTTGCCCCTTCTCCCTGTGACCTGGCCGATAGATGGGCCACAACTCAGTTTCAACCATGGAAACCAGGACAACACCCAGGGGCTCACCCACCCGCCGGGACTGCTCACCTCAGACCCTTCTGTCTTCTTTAATTCATGGGATTTTGGACCTCTTGGTTACAGCCACTTAGCTTTATGGTAACGGTACACCAAGGTTGCCCAGCGTGGAGGTGGGTTGTAGACTCCAGGTTATAATACTTCACTCTATATGCAGGGCTCTGTTTCCAGGCACCAGGGTTGAAGCAACAAACCGAGGCACCAAGGATGCCGGCCCAAAGGTGGATCTTTGAAAAATGGTCATCATATCATCACCCCCGGTTCAAAACCCTCCAAGGCTTCCCACGGCCCTCAGGGTAAGATCACTCTGCTCTCTGTGGCAGAACAGAACCCTGCTGCTTTTGATCTCACCTGTGTCCTTCGCTTCACTCACTACCCCAAGATGCTGCCTGCCTTTGATCTGCAAGCAGGACAGACTCTCTGCTGCCTCAGGACCCTTGCACATGCTGTCTCCTCTCTCCAGAGTGCTCTTTCCTCTGTATTTCACTGAGCTATATCTGGATGTAAAGCCACCTCTTCAGAGAAGCCTTCTATGATGCCCCACAGAAGGTAGGACCACCCCATTGCCTTAGTCTCCCTCATTACTCCCTGTGTTTATCACAATGTGTAGCACAAAGTTTGTTTCTGTAGTGTTTTACTTAATGTTTATGTCCTTATCCGCCAGGGCTCTGAGGGCAGGGCTCACGGCTGTCTGGGTTACCACAGTATGCACACTGTCTCTCATAGGACCAGACACAGAGTGGCCTCAGTGACTGTTTGTGGAACAACTGAATAAAGAGGGACTCTTAAGTTAACTTCTCCAGTTCTATGAGTCCCACAAATGCAGAACACAACTTACACTTAGATGCTGGTAAAAATGGATTATTACATTAGTAGCCTTACCCACTCCTTCAGGAAGCCCTCTGTGGCCCTCCCGCTATGCCTGGTCCTTGCTCTGGCTCGGGACACCCAAAGCCCAGCCCTGACCACTCCGGGCTCTCACCCTCCACCTTCCCCTGTGCCGTGGGCTCTGGGAAGGCAAGAGCCAGGGTCGTCCTCATCACCGCTGTTCCTTCTGCACTGCTAAGGACCCATAAAGTTACCAAAACATATTTATGGAAAAGCAGTGTGATCATAGCCAGTCTTTTTAAATAGCtgtttttatattaataacaGCCACCAGCGTGCACACTTAGGAGGGCCTCACATCAAGGCTCTGCcccaaatgcaggtgtggacgCGTCACCGAATTCTCGCTGCAATCCTatggctccattttacagatgaggaaactgaggctcagaagagcTAATGCTCATGCTCAGGGGCTCACAAGCTGGGGAACAGCTGGACGGGGAGCGAGGTGAGCCCTTCAGCCCTGGGAGCCATGCCCCTGCTCTCCCACCTTCTTCTGGAACCCCggctgcccctcccaccctgcgGGGAAAGCCCCCACCTATGGCTCTGCACTTGAACGTCTTGGGGTCGAGGTGGCGCAGCTGCATGTGGGCCAGAGCAGGGGGGCCGGCGCAGGCCCCCGTCCCCACGCTGGCATTCACGGTGGGCGTCCACTGCAGCAGCCAGAGGACACGGCAGTCACACTGGAACGGGTTCCCGCGGAGGTCCCTGGGGCAAGAGGCCGGGAAGGGGCTGCGACCTGGCTTCCACGCCACCCTGGCAGCCATGTGCCCCGTCCCCTCCCCAGGCAAGTGTTCTAAAtggggcacccccccccccggaggTGGTGTGAAAAATAATGGAAGAACCACAGCAGCCATACTTCTCGGTGTTGGCCAAAAGTGGGCCCAGCGCTCCCCTTCCCTCTCAAACAACCCCCAGCTCTCCGGGCCCAGCCAGCCCCCTTGAGCCTCACACGTGAGTTAGGGTCTCCAGGCCTCGGAAGAGAAATCTGGGGAGGGTCTCGAGGTTATTATTGGCCAGGCTCCtggtggaaggagaggaggaggagaagctgtCACCCAGGTCAGTGACCCGGATCCCCAGTGTCCCTGGGTGATGGGGTTTGGGGCGGGGAGGTGGAGGTGTGGGGTGAGGCCTTGGGGGGCACGCACAGGTGTGTGAGCGAGCGGAGTCCTCTGAGAGCGTTCTTAGAGATGGAGCCAATCTCATTGTCCTCAATGAAGCTGTGGAGGGAAGGCGGGTTGAGGGGGAGGCCCTCGGTTCCCTGCTGTGGCCCCAGGGCGCTTGGGGACACTCGCCCCATTGAAGCCATAGGCCACTGGAATGTGCTGAAGCCTCCCCAGAAACCTGTCCTCCCCAAGGCTCCAGACGGTCATCCCAGGAGTCATGAACCCAACCACATGCTCGCTGCCAAGCTAACATTGACCCCTGCCTGCACCAGCTCATGGCCGCCCACACTACCTCCAGTGTCACCACTGCCACCGCCACCAACGTCCATCACGACAGACACCCGGGCATCCGTCACCATCCATCCCAACCCCAGTGCCAACAACATGGCCGCAACTCTTGTTAACGCCAGACGGTGCCACCACCACCGCTGCCGACCCCACCACTCACTCCCGTCATCCACACCCACGCCATCGTCACCAAGCCTCACCCAGCAATACTAAGAAGCATCGTCAACAACACAGCCTTCGTGACACCAACAGGACCGCCACCATGGTACCATGGTCACCAGCCCCAACACTCACACCCCCATCACCTCCTCAGAGTTGTCTCCCgttcaaatgaaatattttcttgtctCTGGCCTCCCTGTCCTCTCCCTCCTGGGCTCTGCTACATCAGGGAGGGCCTGAAAGAGTCCTGGGTTACCCAGGCCCTTTGTGAAtcttgaggcacagagaggggaggtgagcatgctgaggtcacacagctgagcaGGAGCCCTGACCCCATCGCCCTCCAGGAAGGACCTTTgttcacacacaccccccccctaCATGCCAATAAGCCTCTACCTCCCTCTGCTCCCGGAACCACAGATgggtccctgctcctctcccaagcccccatccccactgccacTCCCTGACCCACTCACAGGTACTGCAGGTGGGACAGACCCGCAAATGCATCGTCCTCGATCACGGAGAAGGAGTTGGATGTGAAGAGGCTGGCAAGGGAGCAAGAAAGACGTTTCCAAAGTTGCTGCTGCCCTCTCTCTGACACGTTAACATTGACCCCCACCCTCCACTCTGATGGGcgtagtcacacacacacacacacacacacacacacacacacacacagaggtacaTGTGATTCCTTCGCAGACATGCGcatacacacgtgtgcacacgccCCCCACGCACCTGTGTGAACACCCACCCACTCCCTCGAGCTAGTTGTCGGCTTAGCTGGGCCCCACTCACAGCAGGTGCAGCGTGGGCACCCTCAGGAAGCTGCCGGCCTTCAGTTGGGTGACTCCAGTCCTAACGAATGAGCTGGGGATGTGGGCAATGGCGGGTGAGGAGACAATCACCCCCAGTGCTCTGGTCCCGCCCCAGAGCCATCTCTTGTTTGGGGGACACTGGTGTGCTGCCCCAACCCCGGATGTCTCTCCTTTCCATCCTAAGGAAACAGGCATTTGCCCTCCTCACTTGGCAAGGATCCTGGCAACATTcagcttccccccaccacccatggccgtccttcccccctcccctcttggGTCCCAAATGCTGCCTTGGGCTTTGCAGCCTCCCTTTGGCTCCTGTCCAAATGCCAGCAGCCCCCTTTGAGGCATCCCAACCTCCTTTGCTGCCCACCTCCCAAGATCCTGAAGGGTCCCTGCTTCCTCAGGGACCCCGGcaccctgcctccagcccctgggGTCCCAGGACTCCCTTCCTTGCCCTCAGGCCCCCCGGAGGGCCTGACACTCACAGTGACAGCAGGGTTGGGGAGAAGTTCTCGGGCAGGTCCGGAGAGCCCTCACACAGGGCACTATCCTTGGAGCAGGAGCAGGTCAGAGGACACTTTCCCTTTGGTGGTCTCCAGGCCACCCCCACGCCGGCTccagccagcagcagcagcagcacgcCCGCCCCTCCCATGCCCCCTCACCCCCGCTGAGGCTCCGGCTTCTCTCTGCCCACCCAGCTCAGCGGGCTGGGGCCACTACCTCTGGCGTGCCAGGCGACCCTCCATTCCGCCAGCTGGCACACTCTGTCCTGCCTTGTCTctcctttctcagtctctctctcagcctgtctTTCTTCCTGTATTGCTTTGGTGTCTAATTTTCtgtctatttctctttccttttctgtctctctctctctttttgtatttCTGACTCAGTGAGTTAGTCTGTTTCCCACTCTCTGTccgttttatttctttctgtcttttggtctctgtttctctctgtctctgtttaaGGCTCTCAGTTTCTGTCTGttggcctctgtgtgtgtgtgtgtatatccctCTGTCTGGTGTCTTTATTTCTCACCACCCTTTCCAGTTCCctgttcttctcctcctcccacgcCCCTTCTCCTTGGAGGTTTGGGAAAGGGACTCACTGGGCACTGGGTGCGCCCGCAATGCAGCCTAAGAAGGAGGGGGTCAGAGGCCATAGGAAGAGCAGCCCTAAGGAAGGGACTGGATGGCCccatgggaggggaggggccacaAAGGGCTGGAGCTGCCCTGACCACTCTCAGCTAGCCCCCTCCCCAGATTCCCTACTCCATCCCACTCAGAGTGAGAGGAGGATGTCACCAGGGTGGGGACCGGATGGCTGGCaggcggagggggtgggaggagagaccCCTGGGGGGTTGGAGACATCCTGGCCACGCccagccagccccctcccctggaTCCCTGGAGGGTGTAATGTGCCCCTTCACCAAGGCTCAGAGGGGTGTCCAGCTGCTCCCTCTGGTGGCCACACTCGGCAGGGCAGCTGTCAGACCTCAAACTCAAAGCCTCCCTCCCAGGCCTGAAATTAACCCCTTGAGTGCCCACCAAATACTGGGATAAGAAGCCAACTCCTGGGAAAAATGAAAGTGAGGACGCCACCCCCTTCCTCAGCATTGGCTCTGCACTAGACCCTGTCCTAAAACTTTGTCTGTCAGCTCATGCCGACCTCATCACAACCCTCTGACATTGATCCTATCATTTGgctattttacagatggaaacacTGAGGAGAGAGGTCAAGTCAGTTTGAGATTTAGGTTACCAGGCTGGGGCAGAGCCAGCGCTCAAGCCCAGGCAGCTGGCTCCAGGG
The genomic region above belongs to Neovison vison isolate M4711 chromosome 7, ASM_NN_V1, whole genome shotgun sequence and contains:
- the LGI4 gene encoding leucine-rich repeat LGI family member 4; the protein is MGGAGVLLLLLAGAGVGVAWRPPKGKCPLTCSCSKDSALCEGSPDLPENFSPTLLSLSFVRTGVTQLKAGSFLRVPTLHLLLFTSNSFSVIEDDAFAGLSHLQYLFIEDNEIGSISKNALRGLRSLTHLSLANNNLETLPRFLFRGLETLTHVDLRGNPFQCDCRVLWLLQWTPTVNASVGTGACAGPPALAHMQLRHLDPKTFKCRAIELSWFQTVGESALDVESFSYQGEPHIVLAQPFAGRCLILTWDYSLQRFRPEEELSAPSVVSCKPLVLGLRLFVLAARLWGGSQLWARPSPGLRLAPTQALAPRRLLRPNDAELLWLDGQPCFVVADASKAGSTTLLCQDGPGFYPRQSLHAWHRDTDAEALELDGRPHLLLASASQRPVLFQWLGGRFERRTDIPEAEDVYATRHFQAGGDVFLCLTRYIGDSMVMRWDGSMFRLLQQLPSRGAHVFQPLLIARDQLAILGSDFAFSQVFHLEPDKGLLEPLQELGPPALVAPRAFAHITIAGRRFLFAACFKGPTQIYQHHELDLSA